The following are from one region of the Polaribacter marinaquae genome:
- a CDS encoding NUDIX hydrolase, with translation MDELIDILTPEGKSTGKTALKSEAHKNGWFHATVHIWLFTSDDKILLQKRAMTKKVFPGLWDISVAGHIGAGETILVAAQREVFEEIGLKLQEKDFIKIGTRIHQVKHLNGIIDNEHHHVFIAELKTPLSTLKIQEEEVDDIKLFNLKVLKDTKNLENVLLPRFHAYYCMVYDKIIEFKNKK, from the coding sequence ATGGACGAACTCATAGACATATTAACACCAGAAGGAAAATCAACAGGCAAAACTGCTTTAAAATCTGAAGCACATAAAAACGGTTGGTTTCATGCCACTGTACATATCTGGTTATTTACTTCGGATGACAAAATATTGCTTCAAAAAAGAGCAATGACTAAAAAAGTATTTCCGGGTTTATGGGATATTTCTGTTGCAGGACATATAGGCGCAGGAGAAACTATTTTAGTAGCTGCACAAAGAGAAGTTTTTGAAGAAATTGGTCTTAAATTACAAGAAAAAGACTTTATTAAAATTGGCACAAGAATTCATCAAGTTAAGCATCTAAACGGAATTATAGATAACGAGCATCATCATGTTTTTATAGCCGAATTAAAAACTCCTTTATCAACTTTAAAAATTCAAGAAGAAGAAGTTGATGACATCAAATTATTCAATTTAAAAGTTTTAAAAGACACAAAAAACCTTGAAAACGTATTGTTACCAAGGTTTCATGCGTATTACTGTATGGTTTATGATAAAATAATTGAATTTAAAAACAAAAAATAA
- a CDS encoding GLPGLI family protein: protein MKLKNIFFALLFLTNLTALHSQNGIITYKTKRTKIRKTSNPEMTRKITEEVNRSSYVLYFNKEKSFFKKVKNIPLYPFESKFADISTGANKNWYQFNGINKEAMYNTEILSKQYIINDSSRMKEWELFNEIKIIDGYTCYKAVNKN from the coding sequence ATGAAATTAAAAAACATATTTTTTGCATTATTATTTTTAACAAATTTAACAGCACTACATAGTCAAAACGGAATTATTACATACAAAACAAAAAGAACAAAAATTCGTAAAACTTCAAACCCCGAAATGACTAGAAAAATTACGGAGGAAGTAAATAGAAGTTCATATGTTTTGTACTTTAATAAAGAAAAATCTTTTTTTAAAAAAGTAAAAAATATACCACTGTATCCATTCGAATCAAAATTTGCTGATATTTCTACAGGTGCCAACAAAAATTGGTATCAATTTAATGGTATTAATAAAGAAGCTATGTATAATACAGAAATTTTAAGTAAACAATATATTATTAATGATAGTTCTAGAATGAAAGAATGGGAATTATTTAATGAAATTAAAATTATTGATGGTTACACTTGCTATAAAGCAGTTAATAAAAATTAA
- a CDS encoding DUF6503 family protein yields the protein MKKLAVVFVLVFTIVSCKKEAKKDVKQKEVVEIKESKFPSELHKVFQFHGGISNWKSNHLLSFNINDETHTVALQSRKTVINAPKYSLGFDGNQFWLDEENDGDYKGNPKFYYNLYFYFYAMPFVLGDNGIVYEKAEDLVFENVKYPGFKISYKANIGNSSNDNYIVYYNPETYKMEWLAYTVTFNSKTSSNRYNWIKYKKWENVNGFLLPNEIIWYAQDKNGLPTKPVGNSVKFTLPLISKTKMANSFFEKPKG from the coding sequence ATGAAAAAATTAGCAGTTGTATTCGTACTTGTATTCACAATTGTTTCTTGTAAAAAAGAAGCCAAAAAAGATGTTAAGCAAAAAGAAGTTGTAGAGATAAAAGAGTCTAAATTTCCTTCGGAATTGCATAAAGTTTTTCAATTTCATGGCGGAATTTCAAATTGGAAATCAAACCATTTATTGTCTTTTAATATAAATGATGAAACGCATACGGTAGCGCTTCAATCTAGAAAAACCGTAATTAATGCACCAAAATATTCTTTAGGGTTTGATGGCAATCAGTTTTGGTTAGATGAAGAAAATGATGGTGATTACAAAGGTAATCCGAAGTTTTATTACAATTTATATTTCTATTTTTATGCAATGCCTTTTGTTTTAGGTGATAACGGAATTGTATATGAAAAAGCAGAAGATTTAGTTTTTGAAAATGTAAAATATCCTGGATTTAAAATTTCTTACAAAGCAAATATTGGTAATTCTTCTAATGATAATTATATTGTATACTACAATCCTGAAACTTATAAAATGGAATGGTTAGCCTACACGGTGACTTTTAATTCTAAGACATCAAGCAATCGTTATAATTGGATAAAATATAAAAAATGGGAAAATGTAAATGGGTTTCTTTTACCAAATGAAATTATTTGGTATGCACAAGACAAAAACGGATTGCCAACAAAACCTGTTGGAAATAGTGTGAAATTTACATTACCATTAATTAGTAAAACAAAAATGGCAAATTCATTTTTTGAAAAACCAAAAGGTTAA
- a CDS encoding M42 family metallopeptidase → MAKKSILNKDSLTFLEKYLNNAAPTGYEWEGQKIWMDYLKPYVDEFITDTYGSAVGVINPDAKYKVVIEGHADEISWYVNYISDNGLIYVIRNGGSDHQIAPSKIVNIHTNNGIVKGVFGWPAIHTRNKSNEEAPKPDNIFIDTGCATKEEVEALGVHVGCVITYPDEFHILNGDKFVCRALDNRMGGFMIAEVARLLKENKKDLPFGLYITNSVQEEIGLRGAEMITQTIKPNVAIVTDVTHDTTTPMIEPKKAGLLEIGKGPVVAYAPAVQQKLRDLITETAEAKKIPFQRSALSRATGTDTDAFAYSNGGVASALISLPLRYMHTTVEMVHREDVENVIRMIYETLLNIKDGETFSYFE, encoded by the coding sequence ATGGCTAAAAAATCAATTTTAAATAAAGATTCACTTACATTTTTAGAAAAATATTTAAATAATGCGGCTCCTACTGGTTACGAATGGGAAGGTCAAAAAATTTGGATGGACTATCTAAAACCTTATGTAGATGAATTTATTACAGACACTTATGGTTCTGCTGTTGGTGTTATAAATCCGGATGCAAAATACAAAGTTGTAATCGAAGGACACGCAGATGAAATATCGTGGTATGTTAATTATATTTCTGACAACGGATTAATTTATGTAATTAGAAACGGTGGATCAGACCATCAAATTGCACCAAGTAAAATTGTAAATATTCATACTAATAACGGAATTGTAAAAGGTGTTTTTGGATGGCCTGCAATTCATACAAGAAACAAATCGAATGAAGAAGCACCAAAACCAGACAATATTTTTATTGATACAGGTTGTGCTACAAAAGAAGAAGTAGAAGCTTTGGGTGTGCATGTTGGTTGTGTAATTACTTATCCGGATGAGTTTCATATTTTAAACGGAGACAAATTTGTTTGTAGAGCTTTAGACAACAGAATGGGTGGTTTTATGATTGCTGAAGTTGCGCGTTTATTAAAAGAAAACAAAAAAGATTTACCGTTTGGATTGTACATTACAAACTCTGTACAAGAAGAAATTGGCTTGCGTGGTGCAGAAATGATTACACAAACCATTAAACCAAATGTTGCCATTGTTACCGATGTAACGCATGATACAACTACACCAATGATAGAACCTAAAAAAGCAGGTTTACTAGAAATTGGTAAAGGGCCTGTTGTTGCTTACGCGCCAGCGGTTCAACAAAAATTACGAGATTTAATTACAGAAACTGCCGAAGCTAAAAAAATCCCTTTTCAGCGTTCTGCACTTTCTAGAGCAACAGGTACAGATACAGATGCTTTTGCTTATAGCAACGGTGGTGTAGCATCAGCTTTAATTTCTTTACCACTAAGATATATGCACACAACTGTAGAAATGGTGCATAGAGAAGATGTAGAAAATGTAATTAGAATGATTTACGAAACACTTTTAAATATTAAAGACGGAGAAACTTTTTCTTACTTCGAATAA
- a CDS encoding ABC transporter permease/M1 family aminopeptidase — protein MFSTIFKQELKYWFNKPVFYIYISIFLIISFFLSATSAGIWDGITGTMGSSRIVNSPIGITGLFNGFTTLIFFLFPSIIGVSIYRDFKSEMHTILYSYPFTKANYLFAKFFSGIVVVSAIVLVIALGMIIGFRFPGTNQDIVANFNIVTYLKTYLVYILPNVLFFGAVVFAVVTFSRNVTAGFITVIILMFIEGAISSILSDPEQASLLALLDPFGSSASSYYTKYWTVSEQNELQIPIGKLVIYNRLIWLLVSSLIFGLVYKYFKFTQNAVTFSLKKSKSERVTKSNFSGVTKITLPKVTYDYSFLQNLKVMWKLSNIDFKYIFKSLPFISILIVGLLMLFGTLFISSEIFGTDTLPVTWQMLGGGNIFSLFVINICTFLYAGMLVQRARIAKINHLVDSTPVPNWTLLFSKFIAILKMQLVLLAVIMVSGMLFQVYQGYYNFEIGLYIQELFGLKFLNYVVWAFLAIFIQTLFKNQYLGLLVLLILAIGIPFLDLIGIELAIFKYNEGPGFSYSDMNGYGSALSRYLWYKLYWILGGTILLILSILFWVRGIPNSFSERLNIAVSRFKMPQIFSLVVVAVAFISLGATIYTATRSKEKNSASKQAELNAVKWEKSYKKYENYKQPRIVAVKADVAIFPKKRTYKANAVFTMINKTDTAIDSIFLNHNSLESTFEFNKPNNLVLEDTVFNFDIYKFENKILPGDSLQLTVHVKSKENTVFQRKSPVLANGTFINNFSMFPSLGYSSGGELIDDKTRKKYDLPPNNLRPLPTDSTELGNTYISKDSDWIDFEATVSTSEDQIAIAPGYLQKEWTEGNRKYFHYKMDSKMLNFYAFNSAKYEVKKEIWKGISLEIYYHKQHDYNLDRMLKGMKASINYNEKNFSPYQHKQLRIIEFPRTQGTFAQSFANTIPFSEGFGFIAAVDDTNDDGVDYPFAVTAHEVAHQWWAHQVIGADVLGATMLSESLSEYVALKVLEHQNGKPKMRTFLKEALDGYLIQRTLETKREKPLMYNDGQGYIRYQKGSLVFYALSDYLGEEKLNNALKKYVEKVKFQEAPYTTSLEMVNYIKEVTPDSLKYVIKDMFETVTLYKNRIVDAKSTALENGKYKVDIEFEVSKYRNDEKGKKYYGQKVGDTLSYTNEKLSKPLLSVKLEDYIDIGIFTEEEKDGVKKEKQLYLEKHKITQIRNTISIIVDKKPIEVGVDPYNKLIDTKSDDNRMKL, from the coding sequence ATGTTTTCTACAATTTTTAAACAAGAATTAAAATATTGGTTTAACAAGCCAGTTTTTTACATTTATATTTCAATATTTTTAATAATTTCTTTCTTCTTATCAGCAACATCTGCAGGTATCTGGGACGGAATTACAGGAACCATGGGTTCTTCTCGAATTGTAAACTCGCCAATAGGCATTACAGGTTTATTTAATGGGTTTACCACTTTAATTTTCTTTTTATTTCCGTCTATTATTGGTGTTTCAATTTATAGAGATTTTAAAAGTGAAATGCATACCATTTTATATTCGTATCCTTTTACGAAGGCTAATTATTTATTTGCTAAATTTTTTAGCGGAATCGTGGTGGTTTCTGCGATTGTTTTAGTGATAGCTTTAGGTATGATTATTGGTTTTCGATTTCCAGGAACCAATCAAGACATTGTTGCAAATTTTAATATTGTTACCTATTTAAAAACCTATTTGGTTTATATTTTACCAAATGTTTTATTTTTTGGTGCCGTAGTTTTTGCTGTGGTTACTTTTTCTAGAAATGTAACCGCTGGGTTTATTACAGTAATTATTTTAATGTTTATAGAAGGGGCAATTTCTAGCATTTTATCAGATCCAGAACAAGCAAGTTTATTAGCGTTGTTAGATCCTTTTGGCTCTTCTGCGTCTTCTTATTATACAAAATATTGGACTGTTTCTGAGCAGAATGAATTGCAAATTCCGATAGGTAAACTAGTAATTTATAATCGTTTGATATGGTTATTAGTATCTAGTTTAATCTTTGGATTGGTTTATAAGTATTTTAAATTTACCCAAAATGCAGTAACATTTTCGTTAAAAAAATCAAAATCAGAAAGAGTTACAAAATCTAACTTTAGCGGAGTTACAAAAATTACTTTGCCTAAAGTAACTTATGATTATTCGTTTTTACAAAACCTAAAAGTGATGTGGAAATTGTCTAACATCGATTTTAAATACATTTTTAAAAGTTTACCATTTATATCAATATTAATTGTAGGGCTTTTAATGCTGTTTGGTACTTTATTTATTTCAAGTGAAATTTTTGGAACAGATACATTGCCTGTAACTTGGCAAATGTTAGGTGGCGGAAACATTTTTAGCCTGTTTGTAATTAATATTTGTACTTTTTTATATGCAGGTATGTTGGTGCAAAGAGCAAGAATTGCAAAAATTAATCATTTGGTAGATAGCACACCGGTACCAAACTGGACGCTTTTATTTTCTAAGTTTATCGCTATTTTAAAAATGCAATTGGTTTTATTGGCTGTAATTATGGTTTCTGGTATGTTGTTTCAAGTATATCAAGGCTATTATAACTTTGAGATAGGGCTGTATATTCAAGAATTATTTGGTTTAAAATTTTTAAATTATGTGGTTTGGGCATTTTTAGCAATATTTATTCAAACACTATTTAAAAATCAGTATTTAGGTTTGTTGGTATTGCTAATATTAGCAATCGGAATTCCGTTTTTAGATTTAATAGGAATTGAATTGGCAATTTTTAAATATAACGAAGGGCCAGGTTTTAGTTATTCTGATATGAATGGTTATGGATCTGCATTATCTAGATATTTATGGTACAAATTGTATTGGATTTTAGGCGGAACAATTTTATTGATTTTAAGTATTTTATTTTGGGTTAGAGGCATACCAAATTCTTTTTCAGAAAGATTAAACATAGCTGTATCTAGATTTAAGATGCCGCAAATATTTAGTTTGGTGGTTGTTGCCGTTGCTTTTATAAGTTTGGGTGCAACTATTTATACAGCAACAAGATCTAAAGAGAAAAATTCTGCATCTAAACAAGCAGAATTAAATGCTGTAAAATGGGAAAAATCATATAAAAAATACGAGAATTATAAGCAACCAAGAATTGTTGCTGTAAAAGCAGATGTTGCTATTTTTCCTAAGAAAAGAACCTATAAAGCAAACGCTGTTTTTACAATGATTAATAAAACAGATACAGCAATTGATAGTATTTTCTTAAATCATAATTCGTTAGAAAGTACGTTCGAATTTAATAAACCAAACAATTTAGTTTTAGAAGACACGGTTTTTAATTTTGATATTTACAAGTTTGAAAATAAAATTTTACCGGGTGATTCATTACAACTTACTGTGCATGTAAAAAGTAAAGAAAACACTGTTTTTCAAAGAAAATCGCCAGTTTTAGCAAACGGAACATTTATCAATAATTTTTCGATGTTTCCTTCTTTAGGATATTCTTCGGGTGGAGAATTGATTGATGATAAAACGAGAAAAAAATACGATTTACCACCAAATAATTTACGTCCGTTACCAACTGACTCTACAGAATTGGGTAATACTTATATTTCTAAAGATTCTGATTGGATAGATTTTGAAGCAACCGTATCAACATCCGAAGATCAAATAGCGATTGCGCCTGGTTATTTGCAAAAAGAATGGACAGAAGGAAATCGAAAGTATTTTCATTATAAAATGGATAGTAAAATGTTGAATTTCTATGCATTTAATTCAGCAAAATATGAAGTTAAAAAAGAAATTTGGAAAGGAATAAGTTTAGAAATTTATTATCATAAACAACACGATTATAATTTAGACAGAATGCTAAAAGGTATGAAAGCGTCTATTAATTATAACGAGAAAAACTTTAGTCCGTATCAACACAAACAATTAAGAATTATAGAGTTTCCGAGAACACAAGGTACATTTGCCCAATCATTTGCAAACACAATTCCGTTTTCAGAAGGATTTGGTTTTATTGCGGCTGTAGATGATACAAATGATGACGGAGTAGATTATCCTTTTGCGGTAACGGCTCATGAAGTAGCGCATCAATGGTGGGCACATCAAGTAATTGGTGCAGATGTTTTAGGCGCAACAATGTTATCAGAAAGTTTATCGGAATATGTAGCATTAAAAGTTTTAGAACATCAAAATGGTAAGCCAAAAATGCGAACGTTTTTAAAAGAAGCACTAGACGGTTATTTGATTCAAAGAACTTTAGAAACTAAAAGAGAAAAACCATTAATGTACAATGATGGGCAAGGTTATATTCGTTACCAAAAAGGATCTTTAGTATTTTATGCATTAAGCGATTATTTAGGTGAAGAAAAATTAAATAATGCTTTAAAAAAATATGTAGAAAAAGTAAAGTTTCAAGAAGCACCTTATACAACTTCTTTAGAAATGGTAAATTATATTAAAGAGGTAACACCAGATTCTTTAAAATATGTTATTAAAGATATGTTTGAAACAGTTACGTTGTACAAAAACAGAATTGTTGATGCAAAATCTACAGCTTTAGAAAACGGAAAATATAAAGTTGATATTGAATTTGAGGTTTCTAAATACAGAAATGATGAAAAAGGGAAAAAATATTATGGCCAAAAAGTAGGTGATACATTAAGTTATACAAACGAGAAGTTAAGCAAACCTTTGTTGTCTGTTAAATTAGAAGATTATATAGATATCGGTATTTTTACTGAAGAAGAAAAAGACGGTGTAAAAAAAGAAAAGCAATTGTATTTAGAAAAGCATAAGATTACACAAATTCGTAACACAATTTCTATTATTGTAGATAAAAAGCCTATAGAGGTAGGTGTAGATCCGTACAATAAATTAATTGATACAAAATCTGATGATAATAGGATGAAATTATAA
- a CDS encoding ABC transporter ATP-binding protein yields MKLVIKNLTKTYKNGVKAIDNLNLEIGTGMFGLLGPNGAGKSSLMRTIATLQSPDAGSITFGDINVLEDNMSLRKVLGYLPQSFGVYPKMSADELLDYFATLKGIANKTERKAIVKEVLEITNLYEVRHKHVAGYSGGMKQRFGIAQLLLNNPKLIIVDEPTAGLDPAERHRFLNVLREVGSNCTVIFSTHIVEDVKELCNEMAILNGGKILKHSTPKKATEELENTIWTKVIQKDDLEENMKLFNVLSRNFNADDTLNIRVHALEKPSDDFVKATPQLDDVYFIALKQDEPVLTN; encoded by the coding sequence ATGAAATTAGTTATTAAAAATTTAACCAAAACATATAAAAATGGTGTAAAAGCTATTGATAATTTAAATTTAGAAATTGGCACAGGTATGTTTGGGTTGTTAGGACCAAATGGGGCAGGTAAATCTTCTTTAATGAGAACTATTGCAACATTACAAAGTCCGGATGCTGGTTCGATTACTTTTGGTGATATTAATGTTTTAGAAGACAACATGTCTTTGCGTAAAGTTTTGGGTTATTTACCGCAGTCTTTTGGTGTGTATCCTAAAATGTCTGCAGACGAATTGTTAGATTATTTTGCCACTTTAAAAGGAATTGCTAATAAAACAGAAAGAAAAGCAATTGTAAAAGAAGTGTTAGAAATTACTAATTTATACGAAGTAAGACACAAACATGTTGCAGGTTATTCTGGCGGAATGAAACAGCGTTTTGGTATTGCACAACTACTTTTAAATAATCCTAAATTAATTATTGTTGATGAGCCAACTGCAGGTTTAGATCCGGCAGAAAGACATCGTTTTTTAAATGTTTTACGTGAAGTTGGTAGCAATTGTACCGTTATTTTTTCTACACATATTGTAGAAGACGTAAAAGAATTGTGTAATGAGATGGCTATTTTAAATGGTGGTAAAATCTTAAAACATAGCACGCCTAAAAAAGCAACAGAAGAATTAGAGAATACTATTTGGACCAAAGTAATCCAAAAAGATGATTTAGAAGAAAATATGAAGTTGTTCAACGTTTTGTCTAGAAATTTTAATGCTGATGATACATTAAATATTAGAGTACACGCTTTAGAAAAACCCTCGGATGACTTTGTTAAGGCAACACCGCAATTAGATGATGTGTATTTTATAGCTTTAAAACAAGATGAACCAGTTTTAACCAATTAA
- a CDS encoding DUF6913 domain-containing protein, protein MIFKGLKERVLKKKLDKLVSLKEETSASTLKKIQSVGIITSEEISAETDLQKVFENTLGVKNVKIYSKRDFNKNDEISYKHFTEKDINWSGNYFQTNFKSFLDEPLDLLVGYFNENNMYLETAVLQSKADFKVGFSNVNSKLYHLEITSEIKNYKTFTEEVKKYLQILKKL, encoded by the coding sequence ATGATTTTTAAAGGATTAAAAGAGCGCGTTTTAAAAAAGAAACTAGATAAATTAGTTTCGTTAAAAGAAGAAACGAGTGCGTCAACTTTAAAAAAAATACAATCTGTTGGTATCATTACTTCAGAAGAAATATCAGCAGAGACAGACTTACAAAAAGTTTTTGAAAATACTTTGGGAGTCAAAAATGTGAAAATTTACAGCAAAAGAGATTTTAATAAAAACGATGAAATTTCTTACAAACATTTTACAGAGAAAGACATAAACTGGAGCGGAAATTATTTTCAAACGAACTTTAAAAGCTTTTTAGACGAACCTTTAGACTTGTTAGTTGGTTATTTTAATGAAAATAATATGTATTTAGAAACAGCCGTTTTACAAAGTAAAGCAGATTTTAAAGTAGGATTTTCTAATGTGAATTCTAAGCTTTATCATTTAGAAATTACATCTGAAATAAAAAATTACAAAACTTTTACAGAAGAAGTTAAAAAATACTTACAGATTTTAAAAAAGCTATAA
- a CDS encoding GLPGLI family protein: MAWYTTDIPLPYGPIGNGGLPGLILKLEIDNFYYLVDKIILNPKKVKKIPSLKKGKNINVNEKIRLMRDARKVTID, translated from the coding sequence ATTGCATGGTACACTACAGATATACCCTTGCCTTATGGCCCTATAGGTAATGGTGGTTTACCCGGATTAATTTTGAAATTAGAAATAGATAACTTTTATTATTTAGTTGATAAAATCATTTTAAATCCAAAAAAAGTAAAAAAAATTCCTAGCTTAAAAAAAGGTAAAAATATAAATGTAAACGAAAAAATAAGATTAATGAGAGATGCTAGAAAAGTTACTATAGACTAA
- the dapA gene encoding 4-hydroxy-tetrahydrodipicolinate synthase, producing MQKFIGTGVALVTPFNEDLSVDFDALIKLVNFNIENGTNYLVINGTTAESATISKEEKLKIIDVIVTTNAGRVPLVLGIGGNNTLEVVKDIKTTNLENIDGILSVAPYYSKPTQEGFYQHFKAISEATEKPIILYNVPGRTAKNMDAETTIRLANDFENIVGIKEAGNNMQQYLELIKNKPKDFLVISGDDDLALSIALAGGSGVISVIGQAYPKEFSTLIKDGLEGNNKEGFAMHFRLMSIIDLIFEENNPAGIKTVLQELGICKNEVRLPLVKASATLQAKIANFVKNF from the coding sequence ATGCAAAAGTTTATAGGAACAGGAGTAGCTTTAGTTACACCTTTTAATGAAGATTTAAGTGTAGATTTCGATGCACTAATTAAATTAGTTAATTTTAATATAGAAAATGGTACCAATTATTTAGTAATAAACGGTACAACTGCAGAAAGTGCAACTATAAGTAAAGAAGAAAAACTAAAAATTATAGATGTTATTGTAACTACAAATGCGGGTAGAGTTCCTTTAGTTTTAGGAATTGGTGGTAATAATACTTTAGAGGTTGTTAAAGATATAAAAACAACCAATTTAGAGAATATAGATGGTATTTTATCTGTAGCGCCATATTACAGCAAGCCAACGCAAGAAGGTTTTTATCAGCATTTTAAAGCAATTTCAGAAGCAACAGAAAAGCCAATTATTTTATATAATGTACCTGGTAGAACAGCAAAAAACATGGATGCTGAAACGACGATTAGACTTGCAAACGATTTTGAAAACATTGTAGGTATAAAAGAAGCAGGTAATAATATGCAACAATATTTAGAGTTGATAAAGAACAAGCCAAAAGACTTTTTAGTTATTTCTGGTGATGATGATTTGGCATTAAGTATTGCGCTTGCAGGCGGTTCTGGTGTAATTTCTGTTATTGGGCAAGCATATCCTAAAGAATTTTCTACATTAATAAAAGATGGTTTAGAAGGCAATAACAAAGAAGGTTTTGCAATGCATTTTAGATTAATGTCTATTATTGATTTGATTTTTGAAGAAAATAATCCGGCCGGAATAAAAACAGTTTTACAAGAATTAGGTATTTGTAAAAATGAAGTACGATTGCCTTTGGTAAAAGCAAGTGCAACACTTCAAGCAAAAATTGCTAATTTTGTAAAAAACTTTTAA
- a CDS encoding ABC transporter ATP-binding protein yields MQHFKESKKSKNKPKVTLKQAFKTIIWPRRNLVLLGLVLIIIRSLSGFVLPLQSKVLMDEVVPNKDFNQLYNLVLIVIGAILVQAITSFLLTKVLSIQAQYLISELRAQVQKKVLSLPISFFDNTKSGALVSRIMSDVEGVRNLIGTGLVQLIGGSFTAIVTLVILLRMNVWMTLFTFIPLSIFGLIALKSFKHIRPIFRARGKINAEVKGRLTETLGGIRVIKAFNAEQQESEIFEKGVANIYENVKKSMTVTALMTSSSTFLIGLATTGVMGIGGYYMMEGSLTFGDFIQFTFLLAFMVAPIVQMSNIGSQLTEALAGLDRTEELMNMAAEEDNEHRTIVLDDVKGDVVFEDVSFSYEEGKQVINNINFKVPAGSVTALVGSSGSGKSTIAGLSATFLNPAAGKITIDNKDMSEVKLSSFRKYLGVVLQDEFLFEGTIRDNILFPRPNATKEELQNAVKAAYVNEFTDRFDDGLDTLIGERGVKLSGGQRQRLAIARAILANPKMIILDEATSSLDTESEALIQKSLSELVKDRTTIVIAHRLSTIKKADQILVIEAGEIAERGTHDELIAKEGRYFDLYTYQSKI; encoded by the coding sequence ATGCAACATTTCAAAGAATCAAAAAAAAGTAAAAACAAACCAAAAGTAACCTTAAAACAAGCTTTTAAAACAATTATTTGGCCAAGAAGAAACTTGGTTTTATTGGGTTTGGTATTGATAATAATAAGAAGTCTTTCTGGTTTTGTTTTGCCATTGCAAAGTAAAGTTTTAATGGACGAAGTTGTGCCAAATAAAGACTTTAATCAACTTTACAATTTGGTTTTAATAGTAATCGGCGCAATTTTAGTGCAAGCAATTACTTCATTTTTATTGACAAAAGTATTAAGTATTCAGGCACAATATTTAATATCAGAACTTAGAGCCCAAGTGCAGAAGAAAGTATTGTCTTTACCAATTAGTTTTTTCGATAACACAAAATCTGGCGCTTTAGTTTCTAGAATTATGAGTGATGTAGAAGGAGTAAGAAACCTTATTGGTACAGGTTTGGTGCAACTTATTGGTGGTTCATTTACAGCAATTGTAACACTTGTAATTTTATTAAGAATGAATGTTTGGATGACACTTTTTACGTTTATTCCGTTATCTATTTTTGGTTTAATTGCTTTAAAATCTTTCAAACACATTAGACCAATATTTAGAGCAAGAGGTAAAATAAATGCAGAAGTAAAAGGTCGATTAACAGAGACTTTAGGAGGCATAAGAGTTATAAAAGCCTTTAATGCAGAACAACAAGAAAGTGAAATTTTTGAAAAAGGAGTAGCAAATATCTACGAAAACGTAAAGAAAAGCATGACGGTTACTGCTTTAATGACAAGTTCTTCAACTTTTTTAATAGGTTTAGCAACCACAGGTGTTATGGGAATTGGTGGATATTATATGATGGAAGGAAGTTTAACTTTTGGAGACTTTATTCAGTTTACATTTCTGTTAGCGTTTATGGTTGCACCAATTGTTCAAATGAGCAATATTGGTAGCCAATTAACCGAAGCATTGGCTGGTTTAGACAGAACAGAAGAGCTAATGAATATGGCTGCGGAAGAAGATAACGAGCATAGAACTATTGTTTTAGATGATGTAAAAGGTGATGTTGTTTTTGAAGATGTTTCGTTTTCTTATGAAGAAGGTAAACAAGTAATAAATAACATTAATTTTAAAGTTCCTGCAGGTTCTGTTACTGCTTTGGTGGGTAGTTCTGGTTCTGGTAAATCTACAATTGCAGGTTTATCGGCAACATTTTTAAATCCAGCAGCGGGTAAAATCACTATAGATAATAAAGACATGTCTGAGGTTAAATTATCTAGTTTTAGAAAATATTTAGGTGTTGTTTTACAAGATGAATTTTTATTTGAAGGAACCATAAGAGATAATATTTTGTTCCCTAGACCAAACGCTACTAAAGAAGAGTTGCAAAATGCTGTAAAAGCAGCTTATGTAAATGAATTTACAGATCGTTTTGATGATGGTTTAGATACCTTAATTGGTGAAAGAGGTGTAAAATTATCTGGCGGACAAAGACAACGATTGGCAATTGCAAGGGCTATTTTGGCAAATCCTAAAATGATTATTTTAGATGAAGCTACTTCTAGTTTAGATACAGAAAGTGAGGCTTTAATTCAGAAAAGTTTATCAGAATTAGTAAAAGACAGAACCACAATTGTTATTGCGCACAGGTTGAGTACTATTAAAAAAGCAGATCAAATTTTGGTAATAGAGGCTGGTGAAATTGCAGAAAGAGGAACGCATGATGAGTTGATTGCTAAAGAAGGTAGATATTTCGATTTGTATACGTATCAATCTAAAATTTAG